DNA from Fibrobacter sp. UWB15:
CCACTTCTTCGGCCTTGGCTTCTTCCTTCTTCTCTTCGGCAGGAGCGGCTTCGGCAGTCTTTACTTCTTCAGCGGCGGGTGCAGCAGCTTCTTCCTTCTTTTCTTCGGCAGGAGCGGCAGCGGCTTCAGCAGGCTTTGCTTCAGCGGGCTTAGCTTCGGTCTTAGCCGGAGCGGGTTCAGCCTTAGCTTCAGCCTTCGGCTGTTCTGCCTTGGCTTCGGTCTTAGCCGGAGCGGGTTCTGCCTTGGCTTCAGCCTTCGGCTGTTCTGCCTTGGCTTCGGCCTTAGCCGGAGCAGGTTCAGCCTTAGCTTCAGCCTTCGGCTGTTCGGCCTTAGCTTCGGTCTTTGCCGGAGCGGCTGCAGGTTCTGCAGTTTTAGCCGGGGCTGCAGCGGCGGGGGCTGCTGCAGGGGCCTTTGCTGCCGGAGCAGCAAATACGGCTGCTGCCATAATGCAAGAGGCGATAAACATCTTCTTCATAAAAGGAACTCCTTTATATATTCCACGAGAGTAATTTTAGTAAAAATTTCTTTCCCTAATCATTTTTTAACCCTTTTTTCATATAAAAAGTTAACTTTACTCCCACAAAGAGGTTTTGTTTTGAAGAAAATCCATTTTTTTGCGTTTTTAGTATCTGTCTGTTGCTCGCTTTCGTTTGCTCAGGAAACTTTAACAGTTTATAAGAAAACCGCAACCGGTATCGATGAAAATACTCCCGCTGGTTCACTTGTATTCACTGACCAGATCAGGGAACTTCCGCCTCCCATGGATTCTGTAAAAAAAGTCATGGTCGTTAGGGATACGATTCAAATTACAGACCGCAAGGGTAATGTCAAAAAAGACAAAAAAGGACGCCCCAAAATCAAGGTGAAAAAGCGTCGCGTTACGATTTGGGAAAAGGTTGAACCCAAGGAACCGCCCCGCTTTGTTCCTATCCAGTGCAAGCTGGGTGAAGTTTGGGTCAAGCGCGCCGACCTTGCCCGGTTCCAACAGGCATCCATGGACTTGAGCGGTGAATATGCATCTTCTACCGGTAGCGTGTTCCTCAAGAAGTCTCCGACGAACCCCCGCTATTTTTCGTTTGTCATTCAGAACGGTCCCTTTGGCAATCGTGCAGAACTTGAAGCGAGCAACCTGGAACTTCGCGAAGCCAATGGCCATGCCCGCTTGACTTATTCCGAAGAGGGTTGTACCGTGGATATTGCCGTGGCAGACCGCAAGGTGAGGGTCGCTCAGCGTGGATGTAACGAATACAATTCCGGCAAGTACAAGTTGGAAGGCGAATACAGCAACTACAAGGGAAACCGCCGCGTCGTAGAAACGTTCAACATGCCCGAACAAAGCTTCAAGTACAAGAAGTACCTATGGTGCGGAAGTGGCTTCGACAGCTGCGAAAAAGTCAAGGACGACAATGGCGTGGTAACCATTACTTGGAGTAAGGGTGGTAACGGATTCATCGAACGTGCCGCAGGTGACGATGTTCATACTTACCGTCCGTTCGAACATGTGATTCCGCACAAGCGCGACTTCTTCAACGGCGAAAAGCCCATTGCCATCAAGACCAAGCGTACCGACATGGCGGGCGAGTGGATGATTTGGTACTTCTACCCGGAGGCGGAGCGCTTCAAGATGGTTCGCGCCGGCATGCGCGAAGATATCGCCTACATGGAAATCTATGAATAAGGCGCTTGAAAGGTCGAGAGTCCTCTTTTTGGATACAGGCGCCGTGGTGCGCTTGCTGCAGATGCACCCGGACTATTATCCGGTCGTATCATCGGTTCTTGATTTCGCCTACGAAAATAACTTGACCGTTTTGATATCGAACGTTACTTTGTTTGAAATTTCGAAGAAGGCTTTTGCCGCAGGCGAAGGTTTGTTGTCGCGCCAGTACCGCGAATTCTTTGAACATTCCCGCAATGTCAAGGCATGCGAAGTCACGGGCGAGATTGCCGTGAAAGCGGCCGAATTTGCCGGAACCCACAAGCTGAAAAACGAAGAATCCCTGCGTCTTGCGACTGCTTACGTTTGCGGTGCAGACTGCATATTGACCGACTGCGTGGCCTTCCGCGACATGACCGACATTCCCGTCGTGCTCCTCGACGAAGTAGAGTGATGGGTAATGTGTGGTGTGTAATGTGGAATGAGTAATTAATCATTTCACACTTCACATTTGTCATTATACTTGTGGTATCACCTGGTTGCTATCAAAGGCGTTTTTGTAATGCGCGAACTGCAGGGGCTTTTGGTAGACTCTTGCGCTCAGCACGTCAAAGCGGCAGGGCGTGTCAAAGCCTAAAGGCGCATGCTCTTTTTGCGTGACTATAAAATGACAGGCGGTCTTCCAGATTTTCTTTTGCTTTAGGGCGTTCACGCGGGCGGCGGGATTCCCTTGCTGGTTGTTCCACACGGACTTGACTTCCACAAACACAAGCGTTTCTCTGTCGCGGGCAACAATGTCTAGCTCTCCGCCCATGTAGGCGTAATTGCGGGCTAGAATCTGGTAGCCCTCGCGGCTTAGATAGGCCGAAGCGAGTGTTTCTATGTAGTTGCCCTTGGGCCGATTGGATGCTTTGTCGACTTTATTTACAGGTACATTTTTCAACATAGAGCTCCTTTTCTAAAAGTGTCTCTATGTATATACGCCGATTTTTGAAAAAGTGGTGATTTTAGGGCAGTTCCATACCCAGCAGGCGAATTTCCGAAATAGCAAAATCTTCATTTTCGGCTTCGTAGACGTCGTCAAGGTAAACCTTGAGTTCGCTGGTTTCCATAGCTTGAATATTCGGGTATTGCATGCCACGGATGTTTTCAAGTTTGACCTTCTGTTTAAATCCGTCCTTGGTTTCGAGCGTAATCGTCTTTGGCTTCTTGAAGATACGGAAACGGTCGCCGAAGGCATCGTCTACGGACTTCTGGTAACCAATCGCGATACCGAAATGCGTCACGATGGCGTTACCGTCGAAGTAGAGCGTGAGTACCGGATTCTGCGGCTTTTGCGGCATCGTGTAGAGCCATGCCGTCTTAAGGTCGTTGTCGTTCAAGTTCTTGAGCGGGTAGCCACCGGAAATGTCGATTTCCAACTGCTTCGTTTCAAAATTTCCGAGAGCGTCGTTCCATTCCAGTTCGCGCAAGGTACTTTCGGGCTTGTGCGTCAGCATCAGCAAAATTAGGAGCATGATGATGAGCGGGAAAATGAAGATGGCAAGAGCCGTGAGCTTTTTTTGGAGCATGCGGGCGCGCGGCGTAATGATGTTTGCCATTTCGGCGATCGATGCCGTGCGGCGGCGGAGCGGCGTGTGGCCCATGGTGGGGCGCTGAACCGTCTTTTCGGTAGGGAACACTTGGTCGCAGGCGTCCAAAAATTCTTGCATGTCATGGAAACGTTCGTTCAGCTTTTTCTTTAAGCACTTGAGGATCAACTTCGAAAGACCGGGGGGCATGTCCTTGCGGAAAAGTTCCGGTGCAGGCGGCTGTTCCTGAACGTGCTTCAGGGCGATTTCTACCGGGCGATTGCCTTCGAAGGGGAGGCGGCCGCAGGTCATTTCGAAAAGGATCACGCCCATGCTGTAAATGTCAGACTGAATGGTCACGTTGTCGCCGTGGCACTGTTCAGGGCTCATGTATTCGGGGGTACCCATGGTCATGCCCGTGCGCGTGAGTCTGTCCTTTTCCATTTCCTGGATGTAGGAAATGCCGAAGTCCATGATGTAGACTCGGTTGTCGCGGGTAAGCATGATGTTCGAGGGTTTTACGTCGCGATGAACGATGCCCTTGCTATGAGCGTAAAGAAGTCCGCGAGCAATCTGGCGGATAATGACTTCGATCGCTTCGAACGAAAGCTGTTCCTTCTTGTGCAGAATGTCGGCAAGGTTAATGCCTTCCACATAAGTCATGGCAATAAAGAGCTGGTTCTTTTCTTGACCGAAGTCGAATACGTGAACGATATTCTGGTGGTCCAGTTCCTTCATTGCCTGCGCTTCCATATAGAAACGCTTGATCGCTTCTTCATCGGAAGATGCGTCCAAAATCTTGAATGCGACTTCGCGTCCGAGCCTTTTGTCTAGGGCTTTGTAAACATTTCCCATGCCCCCCTTACCGAGGGTGCCAATGAGGTCGTAGTTTTCGTTAAAAGGACGCGGAAATACTTCAGACTTTTGCGGGGCGATCATTTTGCTTTCTTAGACCAGTTTAGTTTTATTGCAACCACAATATAAAAACATAATGTGATGCCGAGGGCAAGGATTGTGTTTTCGATAGCGTCTTTGCGCTCTAGGAGCAGGTTTAAAAGGCTTGCCTGGTTGTAGCGGGACCAAATAATGGTCGAAAGAATGCGCCCGATAGCTTGCATTTGGTCCAAGGGCACCAGGGCTCCGGCCAAGGCGACCTGCGGAATAATCAAAAGCGGGAGCATGGCGTTTGCTTGCCCGGCGTTTTTAGAAAGCGAGCTTACGGCAAGGCCTACGGCAACAGGCGGCAGAACCATCAGCAAAATCACGGCCAAAAGCGGTAGGGGAGAGGGCCAGATATGCGTACGGAATCCGACAAAGGCAAAAACGATAAAGGTCTGGATGAAGGCGACCGCTGTGGGGAGAATCGCTTTGGCCAAAATGGTCGGAAGAATCGGGACTCCCTTGCGGAATTCTGCCTGCAAGATTTCTTTTTCCTGTACGATTTCCCGGATCGAGAGTGAAAGCGAAAGCCAGTTCGCCGAGAGTATGATTGCAAACGCGACAATCCAAAGCGATGTGGCGTCCGAGAATATTTGCGAGAACAGGAATCCGATAATGAGCGGCTGCAAGAGAAGCGTGAGGAATTTGCCTTTGTCCCGGAACCATTGCCTTGCGGTGATTGCAATCTTGTACAGGAAAACGGAGGACAGTTTGGTCTTCGGGAAAAAACTGGGGACCAACGCTTCGAGAGCCGAGGTGCTTCTTACGGGACCGACACGGTTCTGTAGAATGGTTTGCCAGTTAGAAGCCGTGTCGTCGTTCAAGTTCGTGAGAATCGTTTCAGGATCTTCGCTGTCAAAATAGCGGTAAGCTTCTTTGGGGGTGCCATAGAAAGCCTGCTTGCCTTGGTGAAGCACAAGAACCTTGTCGGCGATTTCAAGCGCTTCGTAGCTGTGCGTAGTCAAGATAATTGTGTGCCCGAGAAAGGCGAGCTGCTTCAAGTGCGTGCAAAGAATCTTGGAGTTGTAAGGATCGAGGCCAGAAAGCGGTTCGTCGAGAACAATCAGGCCCGGATTTCCCATGAGTTCTTTAGCAAGGGCGACTCGGCGGCATTCGCCGCCGCTGAGCGTGCGAATGGGGTTGTCGAGTCTAGCGCTCAGCCCGAAAAGTTCGCTGAACTTTTCGAGTCGCCCGTTCGCATTCCGCTTGAAATCGATCTTAGACATTCCGACTCGGGCTCCGTCCAAGAGTGTTTCTTTAACGGTCAAGTCGCGGCGCAGTTCTGGATCTTGCTCCAAAAAGGCGATATGCTTGCGGATTTCTTCGTTGCGGTAATCGAGATTTCCGATGCTTACAAAGGAATCGTTACCGCTTTTATGCTTGCCCTGCAGCAAGCGCAAAAGAGTTGACTTGCCTTGACCCGAACGCCCGATAATGGCGAGGATTTCTCCAGCACGGAGCTTAAAGTCAATCCCATTGAGTAATTGCTTTTTACCTGCAAAGACATCCAAATTCTCGACTTCAACGTCAAAGCCGAGCGGCAAGTTCTTGCAGGTGAGTTCACCTTGCGCAAAACTCATAGTGCAGCCTGGCAGGCGAATCATTCTGCCTTCTTCAAGCTGGAGCAGACGGGTAGATTTCCCTTGGGTGTTGACAATCTTGTCTTTAAAGCTGATCTCTGCTTTTCCGGTATGGAGTCTTGCGCTAGTGCCTTCAGGAATATCCATGTGCAGGCTGTCAAGCGTCTCCCAATTGCCATTCAGGCTTTTGGTTTGCACCAGGTCGCGCTCGACCGATTCCATCAGCAAAAGTTGCAAGTGCCCGCGCTTGAGGGTGGCGCGGAGTTGCAAGGGACCTATGAGAATGGTGTCGCCATCTTCTAGGACTGCCGTCTCGACATCGTTGCCGTTCACCTGGGTTACGCTGTTTTGCGTGAGGTTCTTTAGGTTCCAATGCTTGTCTTCGAATTCCAGCACCGCATGGTAGCGCGAAACCATCGGGTTGTCCAGCACCAGAGAGTTATCTGGCTTGCGACCGATGGTAAACGGCTCGCCAATCTGCGGAGTGATGATTCTAAAAGACTGCATGAATCAGTAGACAGTAGGAAGTAGACAGTTAGAAGAGGTTAGCGAAGGTCTTTAAGGCCCTTGATAAATCGGTCACAAGCCTTCTGCAATGTTTCGTCGCTTGCGGCATAAGAGAATCGCACGCAGCTGTCGTCACCGAAGGCGGCACCCGGCACAATCGCGAGTCCTTGCGATTGTAACAGGTATTCGCAAAGTTCGATGGAACCGCCTATTACCTTGCCTTCGGGCGTTTTCTTGCCGAAGAAACTCTTGACGGGCGCGAACAGGTAGAATGCCCCTTCGGGAGCGCGGCAAGGTTCCGGCAACACTTCGGCGGTGCGCTTGAGCATGTAGTCGCGACGCTTGCGGAAGGCCGCCTGCATGGCGTGAACATTGCTCTTGTCCATCTGCAAGGCACCGAGGGCGGCATACTGCGCCACATTGCTCGGGTGGTGCGTGGCTTGTCCCTGAATCTTGCCGATAATCTTTGCGATTTCTGCAGGAGCGGCGTCGTAACCGATACGCCATCCGGTCATGCAGTGCGACTTGGAAAATCCGTTAATCACGATGGTGCGCTCGGCCATACCGGGGAGGGCTGCTGCAGAGCAGAATTCGTTGTCGTAGGTGAAGTATTCGTACACTTCGTCCGAAATGCAGTAAATGTCGCTTTCGACAATCACTTTCGAGAGAGCCTCGAGTTCAGCCTTGCTGTAGACTGCACCCGTCGGGTTGCAGGGGTTGTTCAAGAGGATCGCCTTGGTCTTGGCGGTAATGGCTGCTTTCAAGGCTTCGGGTTTGATTTTGAAACCATCTTCAATCCTGGTGTTTACAATCACCGGCTTTCCGCCAAGCCACTTTACCAGTTCCGGGTAAGTCACCCAGTACGGGGCCGGAATAATCACCTCGTCGCCTTCGTTCACGAGCGCTGCAAGGGAATTGAACACAGCGTGCTTGGCGCCGCTGGTCATAATGATCTGTTCGGGCTTGTAATCGAGACCATTTTCGACTTTGAGCTTTTCTGCGACGGCCTTGCGTACATCGAGAATGCCTACGGGAGCGGTGTAGCGGGTCTTGCCTTCGCGAATGGCCTTGCAGGCGGCATCTTGAATCGGAGTCGGAGTCGGAAAATCGGGCTCGCCGGCGCCGAGGCTTACGACGTCCTTGCCGTCGGCAATCATCTGTTTTGCCAAGGTGTCGATGGCGACGGTTAAAGAAGCGGCGATATTAAGAGTTCTTGTGGATAAGTCTTTCATGTCTGAGTTTAGCCTTTTTCAAAATGCGGTAGGCATCCAAGGTGCTTGCTACCAAGGGGTAAATGGTAAAATGCGAAATAAAGATGCAAATAAGTCCGAGTGCTGCAATGAGGCCCATGCCGTTAATTCCCGGGTGCGACGAGAACAGCATGGCGATTGCCCCGATGAATGACGCACCCTGCGCAATCATGACCGAAATCAACTTTGTCTGCAGAACGCTCCAAGCGTTTCCATTCTGTTTTTCGTAGTACGAAGACCAAAGTTGCAAGGAACCGTCAACACTGGCGCCAATCAGCAAAACAAAAGCGATGGAACTGTAAGCCGAAATCTGGATGTCGAAAATATGTACCAAGATGGTCACCCAGCTCATGGCAAATAGCGACGGCAATAAGGTAAAGAAGGCTCGACTTAGCTTGTTATAGAACATCAGGAGAATAATCCAAAGTAGCACCGTTCCCAAGAGAATGGACTTGTTGATGTTTCCGAGAATGGTGTCCAAAAGCGAGGCTCTCAAAATCGGAGTGCCGCAAATTTTGAATGTCTTGTCGTGGATTCCGTCAAGTTGCTGTAGCTGCTTGGCGATATGACGGCAGGTGAGTCCGTTGTTCGGATCGGAGCTCGGGATAATGAATGCGAATACGCCCGGATTGTCCCTTTTGTCTGCGAATTTACGACGAATGTTTTCGGACAATACGAAATCTTTGATGTCGTTTTCGTAGTTGTCGAACATTTCGACAATGGCGGCGCTGTCCTTGGGGTTGAGCCTTGCCAGAACATCGTCCGAAATCAGTTTTCTTAGGGTCTCGATTTTATGTTTCTTTTCGATGCTGATTTTAGGCAAGAACTGGTATTGTGTATAAATCTTGCCCAAATCCTTGAGTCTGCCTTTCTTTTGCAAATGCTCGAAGTTTTCGACTAGGTCGTCGTTGTAAGACGAATCGGGGAGCATGACGATAATGGGGTCGTAGGTAGAAAAGCCCGTTTCCGCAATCAAGGCTTTGGCCTCGCGTTCCTCGGTCTGCAATTCTGTCTTCTTGAAATCGTAAAGGAAGGAAAGGTTCTTGCCGCTGTAAAGCCAGGCTGCGGCGCTCACGACGCTGATTGTTACAATGATAATCCAGTTTGTCTTGAAAGAGAATAGACGCCTGCGTTGGGTAGGCGTAATGCTTTCGAATTGTATCTGGAAGGGCTTCTTGCGCTGTAAAAGCAACAAGAGCGAGGCTGTCAATAGCGGACAGACCATCAGGTTGAGTACGCTTCCGATGGCACCGAGAATTCCGAATTCGCGAAGTCCGGGCAGGGGAACTAGAATAAAGGCGCTGAAGAGGCTCGCCATAACGAGCGAAGAGGCGGCAACCACAGGACCAATTCCAAGCAGGGCGCTTTCGATACAGAGGGCTGGACTCAGTTTCTTTTCGCGTTCATGGAAGTATCTGGTGTAGACGTGCGTTAGAACCTGGCATGCATGCCCAGGAAGCAAAAGCCCTAGCGAAAGCGTAAACAAGTTGATTCGCCCGAACAGTATGTAGGCTAAGGCGAGCGTGAATACTGTCGGAAGAGCGAGCGGAACCGCCGAAATGAAAATCAACTGGGGCTGGCGATAAAAGTTGATGATTAGCAGGACGAGGATAATGAGTGCTGCCATGCCGCCGGCAAATTTGGCTTCGGGGAGGAGCGCCTTTCCGACTTTAATGGAATCGTAGACTTTGCCGGTGTAGTAGACGTGGATTCCATTTCCGTTTTCTTCGACAAAACGCTCCACTTTCTTCAGCAGTTCTCTGTTAGCTTGCAAGTCCGAAACGGAGGTGGCGGGGTAGATGTCGATAACTCGAATGGAACCTTGCTGGTTGGAAAAATCCTGTTGAAGGCTTTTAAAGTATTTGGCTTCGATTTGCGAAATGATTTCGATGGAGTCGCGAGTGACAGGCTTTTCTTGCTCTGTCTCGGATAAGTCTACCAGTAGCGGATTGTGTTTTTTGATTTGTTCATCTTTGATTTTGTCCAGCTTTTCGATGACTTGGTCCAAGTCGTTCTCGCTGGCGTATAGCAGCCTGTTTTTCTTGAAGAATTCCAGATCCGTGTAGTATTCGGTGTAATGGACTGCAGGATCGTTCTCTAAATGACGGGCGAGTTTTTGTGCAAAAGTATAGTTGGCGGCACTATCCTTGGATTGTATGACTACAATCAGGCTGCCTAGTCCACCGAAAGCTTTCTCGATAGTCTGGTAGTCCGCTTGGACTTCATGACCTTTAAGAGTGTCTTGCAGCTGGATTTCCCAACGTAGGTTTTCGATAGGATAAATGCACAACAAGGTAATCGTAAGAAACAGCCCGATCATCATTTTGGGATAGTGGGCTATCTTTCGAATTAATTTGGCAAAAGCCGAAAACATATAAATAATATAACTATTATATTCCTTGTTCGAATTAAAAAACTAAATTAGGGGTATGGTAAAAAGGGAGTCGCGATGTCTCTTTGTTTGGGTGCTAGCCGCGCTATGGTTCTTTGGCGCGGTTTCGCTGTATGCAGAAGATGAATCGCCTTCGAATTCTACCGAACAAACGTCAGAAAAATCGGCCATGTCGTGGCCGCTCGAATATATAATCCAGCCTTTCTTGAACGGCTTGATTTACCCGTTGGCAAAGCCCGTGGACTACGCCATCAAGAACGGTATTATTGAAAAGTCTGTCGAGTTGATTTCTTTTGGCGAAGACTACAAGATCATGATTTACCCGAGCTTCAATTTCAAGCCGGGTTCGCGAACCATGGTGGGGGCGAATTATAGACACCGTAGCGTATTTCTCGAGAAAGATTATCTGGTCATGCAGGGGGAATACTACGCCAATGGTGATGTGGGCTTGACAGCCCGCTATGTAAAGCATTCCTTGTTTGGAACCAGTTTGTTTGGCGGCTTTAGGTACGATATCGATCTGGATCGCGATAAACGGTTCAATATCCCTGAAACCAAGGAAAGTTACTTGCAGCCTGATTCCAGCTACCAGTTTACCTGGCGTTTGGGCGCTCCTATTACCAAAACAGCTAATTGGAATGCAGAGCTTTGGGCGTCCCTGTATTTCAGCCGCGCCAGTCACCCCGACATTCAAGATTCGGTGCTGATAAGCGATGACTATAAAATTGAAGACCGTGGCTTGTACCAGAATGTAACCCAAGTGCCGGTTGGCCTTTCTCTGGTGTACGACAATCTTGATTTGCCTTATGCTCCTTCACGTGGCAGCCGCGTGGTCTTGAATGGTACCTATACCTTTGTGGGCAAGTATTCTGGGGTGCGCTACGATGATTTAGGCATTTCCATCGAGGATGGACAAGACGAAGTTATCAAGGATGGTGGAAAGAAACATGATTTCTATACCACCGAATTCATTTTCCAGCATTATTTCTTATTGGGTTCTTCGCACCAATATGTACTTTCGGCAAAGGAAGCTCGTGAAAACCGTCGGTTCTATACGGATTTTTCATGGGAAGAAGCGGTGCGTGTTTGGCGACCCGAAAATATGCGTAACACCCTTTTTGAACGCAGGGTGATTGCCATGCAGTATCGATTGGTTTCCATTTGGGAGCTTGAGGAGGGGGGCGCTCCACATGATGCTTTTATCAACTTGAATTCTAAGGCACCTTTGCGCGGTTATGATGACAAGTGGGTTACTCATAACCTGATGTCTTTTAGCGTGGAATACCGCTGGCCGGTGGACCGCTTGGTAGACGGCGTGATTTTTGACGAATATGCCTTGATCGCACCCAAAATCGACAAGTGGAGCTTGGACCATTATTACAATTCGTGGGGTTTTGGTATCCGTGTACGTCAGCCGGATCTTTATCTTTTCCGCTTGCAGTTCGGTTTCCATGGCCTGCATGGCGTGAACCTTATCATGACCATCGCCCCCGAATTCAAGTAATTTTCTACATTTATCCTTGCAAAAATTAAAACCAAGGATAAATCATGCGTGATCAATTCGAAAGCCCGCTCATCAAGCGCTATGCTTCCAAAGAAATGAGTTTCATCTTCAGCCCGCAGTACAAGTTCCAGACTTGGCGCAAGCTGTGGATTTACCTCGCCGAATCCGAAATGGAACTCGGCCTCCCCATTACGCAGGAGCAGGTGGACGAACTGAAGGCCCACGAAAAGGACATCAACTTTGAAGTCGCCGAAGAAGAAGAAAAGCGCCGCCGTCACGACGTGATGAGCCACGTTTACGCTTACGGCGTCCAGTGCCCCAAAGCCAAGGGCATCATCCACCTGGGTGCAACGTCTGCCTTTGTGGGCGACAACACCGACCTTATCCAGATGCAGCAGGCCATGATTCTCGTGCGCAAGCGTCTTTGCCGCGTGATGGACAAGCTTTCTAAGTTTGCGATGGAATACAAGGATATGGCCCAGCTCGGTGCCACGCACTTCCAGGCCGCTCAGCTCACGACCGTGGGTAAGCGCGCCTGCCTCTGGCTCCAGGACATGCTCATCGACCTCGAAGAACTCAACTTCCTCATCGAAGTGCTTCCGTTCCGCGGCGTGAAGGGCACCACCGGTACGCAGGCGAGCTTTATGGACCTGTTCAACGGCGACGAAGAAAAGATTATGGAACTGGACCGCCGCGTGACCGCCAAGGCGGGCTTCAAGCGCGTGCTCACCATCACCGGCCAGACTTACACCCGTAAGTGGGACAACCGCGTGAACCAGGTGCTCAGCTCCATCGCTCAGAGTTTGCACAAGTTTGCCACCGACATGCGCCTCATGCAGGGTGTGAAGGAAGTGGAAGAACCGTTCGAAAAGACACAGATCGGTTCCAGCGCCATGGCTTACAAGCGTAACCCGATGAGGAGCGAACGCATTTGCTCCCTCGCTCGTTTCGTGATGGCCCAGGTGAACAGCACCGCCTTCACGCAGGCAACCCAGTGGTTCGAACGTACGCTTGACGACAGCGCCAACAAGCGCCTCGCCATTCCGGAAGCGTTCCTCGCCATGGATGCCATGCTCATCATCGCCGAGAACGTCACCAACGGCCTCGTGGTTTACCCGAAGGTTATCGAAAAGCGCATCATGGCGGAACTCCCGTTCATGGCTACCGAAAACATCATCATGGAAGGCGTCAAGAACGGCGGCGACCGCCAGGAACTCCACGAAGAAATCCGCGTGATGTCCATGGAAGCGGGCAAGGTCGTCAAGGAACAGGGCAAGGACAACGACTTGCTCGAACGCGTGCTGAAGAACGAAAAGTTCCA
Protein-coding regions in this window:
- a CDS encoding YraN family protein yields the protein MLKNVPVNKVDKASNRPKGNYIETLASAYLSREGYQILARNYAYMGGELDIVARDRETLVFVEVKSVWNNQQGNPAARVNALKQKKIWKTACHFIVTQKEHAPLGFDTPCRFDVLSARVYQKPLQFAHYKNAFDSNQVIPQV
- a CDS encoding serine/threonine-protein kinase, encoding MIAPQKSEVFPRPFNENYDLIGTLGKGGMGNVYKALDKRLGREVAFKILDASSDEEAIKRFYMEAQAMKELDHQNIVHVFDFGQEKNQLFIAMTYVEGINLADILHKKEQLSFEAIEVIIRQIARGLLYAHSKGIVHRDVKPSNIMLTRDNRVYIMDFGISYIQEMEKDRLTRTGMTMGTPEYMSPEQCHGDNVTIQSDIYSMGVILFEMTCGRLPFEGNRPVEIALKHVQEQPPAPELFRKDMPPGLSKLILKCLKKKLNERFHDMQEFLDACDQVFPTEKTVQRPTMGHTPLRRRTASIAEMANIITPRARMLQKKLTALAIFIFPLIIMLLILLMLTHKPESTLRELEWNDALGNFETKQLEIDISGGYPLKNLNDNDLKTAWLYTMPQKPQNPVLTLYFDGNAIVTHFGIAIGYQKSVDDAFGDRFRIFKKPKTITLETKDGFKQKVKLENIRGMQYPNIQAMETSELKVYLDDVYEAENEDFAISEIRLLGMELP
- a CDS encoding ATP-binding cassette domain-containing protein, translated to MQSFRIITPQIGEPFTIGRKPDNSLVLDNPMVSRYHAVLEFEDKHWNLKNLTQNSVTQVNGNDVETAVLEDGDTILIGPLQLRATLKRGHLQLLLMESVERDLVQTKSLNGNWETLDSLHMDIPEGTSARLHTGKAEISFKDKIVNTQGKSTRLLQLEEGRMIRLPGCTMSFAQGELTCKNLPLGFDVEVENLDVFAGKKQLLNGIDFKLRAGEILAIIGRSGQGKSTLLRLLQGKHKSGNDSFVSIGNLDYRNEEIRKHIAFLEQDPELRRDLTVKETLLDGARVGMSKIDFKRNANGRLEKFSELFGLSARLDNPIRTLSGGECRRVALAKELMGNPGLIVLDEPLSGLDPYNSKILCTHLKQLAFLGHTIILTTHSYEALEIADKVLVLHQGKQAFYGTPKEAYRYFDSEDPETILTNLNDDTASNWQTILQNRVGPVRSTSALEALVPSFFPKTKLSSVFLYKIAITARQWFRDKGKFLTLLLQPLIIGFLFSQIFSDATSLWIVAFAIILSANWLSLSLSIREIVQEKEILQAEFRKGVPILPTILAKAILPTAVAFIQTFIVFAFVGFRTHIWPSPLPLLAVILLMVLPPVAVGLAVSSLSKNAGQANAMLPLLIIPQVALAGALVPLDQMQAIGRILSTIIWSRYNQASLLNLLLERKDAIENTILALGITLCFYIVVAIKLNWSKKAK
- a CDS encoding pyridoxal phosphate-dependent aminotransferase: MKDLSTRTLNIAASLTVAIDTLAKQMIADGKDVVSLGAGEPDFPTPTPIQDAACKAIREGKTRYTAPVGILDVRKAVAEKLKVENGLDYKPEQIIMTSGAKHAVFNSLAALVNEGDEVIIPAPYWVTYPELVKWLGGKPVIVNTRIEDGFKIKPEALKAAITAKTKAILLNNPCNPTGAVYSKAELEALSKVIVESDIYCISDEVYEYFTYDNEFCSAAALPGMAERTIVINGFSKSHCMTGWRIGYDAAPAEIAKIIGKIQGQATHHPSNVAQYAALGALQMDKSNVHAMQAAFRKRRDYMLKRTAEVLPEPCRAPEGAFYLFAPVKSFFGKKTPEGKVIGGSIELCEYLLQSQGLAIVPGAAFGDDSCVRFSYAASDETLQKACDRFIKGLKDLR
- a CDS encoding MMPL family transporter codes for the protein MMIGLFLTITLLCIYPIENLRWEIQLQDTLKGHEVQADYQTIEKAFGGLGSLIVVIQSKDSAANYTFAQKLARHLENDPAVHYTEYYTDLEFFKKNRLLYASENDLDQVIEKLDKIKDEQIKKHNPLLVDLSETEQEKPVTRDSIEIISQIEAKYFKSLQQDFSNQQGSIRVIDIYPATSVSDLQANRELLKKVERFVEENGNGIHVYYTGKVYDSIKVGKALLPEAKFAGGMAALIILVLLIINFYRQPQLIFISAVPLALPTVFTLALAYILFGRINLFTLSLGLLLPGHACQVLTHVYTRYFHEREKKLSPALCIESALLGIGPVVAASSLVMASLFSAFILVPLPGLREFGILGAIGSVLNLMVCPLLTASLLLLLQRKKPFQIQFESITPTQRRRLFSFKTNWIIIVTISVVSAAAWLYSGKNLSFLYDFKKTELQTEEREAKALIAETGFSTYDPIIVMLPDSSYNDDLVENFEHLQKKGRLKDLGKIYTQYQFLPKISIEKKHKIETLRKLISDDVLARLNPKDSAAIVEMFDNYENDIKDFVLSENIRRKFADKRDNPGVFAFIIPSSDPNNGLTCRHIAKQLQQLDGIHDKTFKICGTPILRASLLDTILGNINKSILLGTVLLWIILLMFYNKLSRAFFTLLPSLFAMSWVTILVHIFDIQISAYSSIAFVLLIGASVDGSLQLWSSYYEKQNGNAWSVLQTKLISVMIAQGASFIGAIAMLFSSHPGINGMGLIAALGLICIFISHFTIYPLVASTLDAYRILKKAKLRHERLIHKNS
- a CDS encoding BamA/TamA family outer membrane protein; translated protein: MVKRESRCLFVWVLAALWFFGAVSLYAEDESPSNSTEQTSEKSAMSWPLEYIIQPFLNGLIYPLAKPVDYAIKNGIIEKSVELISFGEDYKIMIYPSFNFKPGSRTMVGANYRHRSVFLEKDYLVMQGEYYANGDVGLTARYVKHSLFGTSLFGGFRYDIDLDRDKRFNIPETKESYLQPDSSYQFTWRLGAPITKTANWNAELWASLYFSRASHPDIQDSVLISDDYKIEDRGLYQNVTQVPVGLSLVYDNLDLPYAPSRGSRVVLNGTYTFVGKYSGVRYDDLGISIEDGQDEVIKDGGKKHDFYTTEFIFQHYFLLGSSHQYVLSAKEARENRRFYTDFSWEEAVRVWRPENMRNTLFERRVIAMQYRLVSIWELEEGGAPHDAFINLNSKAPLRGYDDKWVTHNLMSFSVEYRWPVDRLVDGVIFDEYALIAPKIDKWSLDHYYNSWGFGIRVRQPDLYLFRLQFGFHGLHGVNLIMTIAPEFK